The genomic interval AAAAATCGCCATTGTAAGCGGTGTTTTACCGTTTCCGCCAAGCGTTAAATTTCCAACACTTATAATCGGAATACCGAAATTTTCGGGTTTTGCAAAAAATTTATTTAAACAAACAACGCAAAAATATATAAAACTGAACGGCAAAAGCAAAATTGCAAGAGAAATTTGAAATAAATCAGGGGCGTAAAAATATTTCTCGCCCCAAAGAAAAAAATCGTTTTTAAGCACGAGTGGCTGCTATTTCTTTAATTTTATTGCAAATGTAATAAACTTCATCATCGCCAAGAGCCGCATAAATCGGAAGCGAAAGTATTTTTTGGTAGCAACGTAGGGCATGTGGAAAATCACTGACTTTATAACCGTATTTGTTTTTGTAATAACTAAGCAGATAAATCGGAATATAATGCAACGAAACGTTGATTCCTGCGGCTTTTAACTGGCGTGCAAAATTATCTCTGTTTTTATCGATTTTGACTATGTAATGAGAATACGTGTGATTTCGTTTTTTAATCGGAATTTGCACATGCGCGCATTCGGAAAGCTCTTCGTCATAAATTTTCGCTATTTCCTGACGGCGCGCTATAAAACTTGGCGTTTTATAAAGCTGAGCTTTTGCATATGCCGCATTTATCGAGTTTAAATCGCATTTTTGACCGATTGCCGTTACATCGTAGATATAATTTATATTTCCATCTTTATCAAAACCTTCCGAAACAATGYCGTGATTGCGTAAAAGTCTAGCATTTTTCGCCACTTCATCGTCATTTGTAGTAAAAAATCCCGCCGTAGAAATAGTGTCTTGCGCTTGCGGATTTATTTGAAAACAGGAAATAAAAGAATCTTTTATAGAACCGATTTTTACGCCGTTGTATGTAGTTCCCATAGCTCTACTGGCATCGTCGATGATTTTTATATTATATTTCTTAGCAAGTGCATAAATTTCATCCATTTCGGCGCTTTGTCCGCCTACGTGAGTTATAAAAGCTCCTTTTAATTTTTTATGGTTGTGCTCTTTTAACGTTCGCTCAAACTCAGCCACGTTTATATTAAAATCATCTTCGTTTATATCAACCAAAATCGCTTCCGCATCAAATCTGCGAATCGATTCAGGCACGCTTGGAAAAGCATTTACCGAGCAAATAATTTTGTCGCCTCTTTTTATTCCCATAGCACAAAGAGCAAGATGAAGCGAATTTGCGCCGTTATCGGTAGAAACAGCATGTTTGACACCGAAAAAATGTTTTATATCTTCTTCAAAAACGCTGACCATTCGTGTATTGTTGTTTGCCAATGCTTGATTTATCAGTGATGTTTCGTTTTCGTCTATATGAGCACGAAAAAATGGAATATTTTGCATTTTCTATCCTTTTAAATGCAGAATTTTAGGCATTTTTAATTTAAATTTATTGTTTTTTATTCTATTTTGTATGAAATTTATGGTTTCCTGATCAAATTTCGCAAGAGATTTTTTGCGCAAAATTGCGCGTAAAATTTCATCAAGCGATGCATAATCATATCCTAAATCGCCTTCATCGCTTTGACCTTCCCAAAGATCGGCACTAGGAGCTTTTGATATAATTTTTTCATCTATATTTAAAAATTTTGCGAACTCAAAAATTTCTGTTTTAAAAAGTTCGCCGATAGGATTAAATGCACATGCCAAATCGCCGTAAATTGTGCCGTATCCTAGCATTCGCTCACTTAAATTACTTGTTCCTACGACTACACCTGAAATTTTAGCGCTAAAATCATAAAGCAGACTCATACGAACTCTAGCGGCAAAATTTCCAAGCCTGATGCGAGAAATTTCATCATTCCTACTATCACGAAATGCCTGCAAAAACGGCTCTATACTTATAATTTCATATTTTATTCCCCATTTTTCGCAATGTGATATAGCGTCGTTTAAATTTTTCTTATCGGAACTTTTTGCAGGCAAAATAAGTCCAAAAGTATTTTTTGGTTTTGCTTTAGCGCAAAGTGCCGAAACTACGGCGCTATCAAGCCCGCCGCTAATGCCGACAATAAAATTTTCAGTGTATGTTTTAGAGAGTGATTTTTTAAGAAATTTTATAAGTTTTTTTTCGGTTTTTATAAAGTTCATTTTGATTCCATATTTTTTGTTTTAGAATTTTAGCTTTTTTTGGATAAAATTCGAATTAAAATATAAAATTTTAAGGAAAAATTATGGAAATTTTATCAAAAGCTTTCGGAGAATACGGCACAAATTGCTACATTATAAAAGGAACATCGGGCGATCTTGTAATAGATCCAGGAGAAAATGCTGCGCCTTGGGTGTTTGAAAATACGGATAAAATTTTAGCTATATTAAATACACACGGGCATTTTGATCATACTTACGATGATAAAATTCTGCAAAATTCAGGAATAAAAATTTATATCCACGAAAAAGATGAATTTTTTTGCACGAAAGATCCGTTTGAAAAGCTGAATGATGTATTTTCACCTGATTTTTTATTGAGCGGTGATGAAATTCTGACTTTTGGAAATTTTAATGTGAAATTTGCGCATTTCGCAGGTCATACGCCAGGATGTTCGATGATTTTTGTAAGCAACGGAAAAATAAACAGAAACGCCGAAACATTGGATGAGATGTTTTCGCCGGTCGATACAAAAATTTTTAGCGGCGATGTTATATTTCGCGGTTCCGTCGGTAGAAGCGATTTTCCTTTTTCAAATCATAAAGATATGAAAATTTCACTGCAAAACATTTTAAAAATTAAACAGAATTTTGAAATATATCCGGGACACGGCGCACCGACAAATCTCGAAAATGAGCGTAGAGTCATAGAATATTTTTTAAAATATTTTTAAATTTTATAAATTTGTTCTTTAAAATTTTGAAATCG from Campylobacter hominis ATCC BAA-381 carries:
- a CDS encoding DegT/DnrJ/EryC1/StrS family aminotransferase encodes the protein MQNIPFFRAHIDENETSLINQALANNNTRMVSVFEEDIKHFFGVKHAVSTDNGANSLHLALCAMGIKRGDKIICSVNAFPSVPESIRRFDAEAILVDINEDDFNINVAEFERTLKEHNHKKLKGAFITHVGGQSAEMDEIYALAKKYNIKIIDDASRAMGTTYNGVKIGSIKDSFISCFQINPQAQDTISTAGFFTTNDDEVAKNARLLRNHXIVSEGFDKDGNINYIYDVTAIGQKCDLNSINAAYAKAQLYKTPSFIARRQEIAKIYDEELSECAHVQIPIKKRNHTYSHYIVKIDKNRDNFARQLKAAGINVSLHYIPIYLLSYYKNKYGYKVSDFPHALRCYQKILSLPIYAALGDDEVYYICNKIKEIAATRA
- a CDS encoding NAD+ synthase encodes the protein MNFIKTEKKLIKFLKKSLSKTYTENFIVGISGGLDSAVVSALCAKAKPKNTFGLILPAKSSDKKNLNDAISHCEKWGIKYEIISIEPFLQAFRDSRNDEISRIRLGNFAARVRMSLLYDFSAKISGVVVGTSNLSERMLGYGTIYGDLACAFNPIGELFKTEIFEFAKFLNIDEKIISKAPSADLWEGQSDEGDLGYDYASLDEILRAILRKKSLAKFDQETINFIQNRIKNNKFKLKMPKILHLKG
- a CDS encoding MBL fold metallo-hydrolase codes for the protein MEILSKAFGEYGTNCYIIKGTSGDLVIDPGENAAPWVFENTDKILAILNTHGHFDHTYDDKILQNSGIKIYIHEKDEFFCTKDPFEKLNDVFSPDFLLSGDEILTFGNFNVKFAHFAGHTPGCSMIFVSNGKINRNAETLDEMFSPVDTKIFSGDVIFRGSVGRSDFPFSNHKDMKISLQNILKIKQNFEIYPGHGAPTNLENERRVIEYFLKYF